AAGGCGTTCGACACGCCCGACCATCGCAAGCAGGTGCTCGATGGCCTGATCCAGCAACGCGTGCTGGCCGACGAGACGCAGCGTCTGCACCTGACCGCGTCCGACAACGCAGTGCGCGACGCGCTGATGAGCGACCCGATGATCGCGTCGCTGAAGAAGCCCGACGGTTCGATCGACGTCGAACGCTATGCGCAGCTGCTGTCGTTCCAGGGGATGACGCCCGAGCAGTACCAGGAGCGCGTGCGCTACAGCCTCGCGCTGCAGCAGATTCCGGCAAGCATCGTGTCGAGCGCGTTTACGCCGAAGAGCCTCGCGGAACGTCTGTCGGGGCTGGCCGCGCAGCAGCGTGAAGTGCAGGCGCTCGTGCTGAAGACGGGCGACTATGCCGCGAAGGTGCAGCCGACCGACGCGCAGCTCGCCGCGTACTACGACGCGCACAAGCAGAGCTTCGCGACGCCGGAGACCGCGACGATCCAGTATCTCGTCTATTCGCCGGCGGCGGCCGCCGCGAGCGCACAGCCGACCGATGCGGACATCAAGAAGTTCTACGACGACAACCCGACGCACTTCCGCTCGGAAGCGCAGGTGCGCGTGAGCCACATCTTCATCGCCGCGGCGAGCAATGCAAGCGCGGCCGACAAAGCGGCCGCGAAGGCGAAGGCCGAGCAACTGCTGGCCGACGTGAAGGCGCATCCGGACCAGTTCGCGCAGATCGCGCAGAAGAGCTCGCAGGACGCGCCGTCGGCAGCGAAGGGCGGCGACCTCGGCTTCATCACGCGCGGCTCGACGGCGGGCGGCAAGGCATTCGACGACGCCGCATTCGCGCTGAAGCAGGGCGACGTGAGCGGTATCGTGCAATCGGATCTCGGCTTCCACATCCTGAAGGCGACCGAAGTGAAGCCGTCGGTGATCAAGTCGTTCGCGGACGTGAAGGACCAGATCGCAGTCGAGCTGAAGCAGCAGTACGCAGCGAAGGCGTTCTCGGACAACGCGGAAGGCTTCACGTCGACCGTCTACGAAAAGGCGAAGACGCTGCAGCCGGCCGCCGACAAGTACAAGCTGACGATCCAGACGGCCAGCGTCATGCCGACGCCGA
This window of the Burkholderia cepacia GG4 genome carries:
- a CDS encoding SurA N-terminal domain-containing protein, with amino-acid sequence MLDFFRNHQRLMMALLLLIVLPGLGFVGIQGFRGFFDDSANVAAINGHKITRVEFDGAFRQQIDQARQALGGQFDIKAFDTPDHRKQVLDGLIQQRVLADETQRLHLTASDNAVRDALMSDPMIASLKKPDGSIDVERYAQLLSFQGMTPEQYQERVRYSLALQQIPASIVSSAFTPKSLAERLSGLAAQQREVQALVLKTGDYAAKVQPTDAQLAAYYDAHKQSFATPETATIQYLVYSPAAAAASAQPTDADIKKFYDDNPTHFRSEAQVRVSHIFIAAASNASAADKAAAKAKAEQLLADVKAHPDQFAQIAQKSSQDAPSAAKGGDLGFITRGSTAGGKAFDDAAFALKQGDVSGIVQSDLGFHILKATEVKPSVIKSFADVKDQIAVELKQQYAAKAFSDNAEGFTSTVYEKAKTLQPAADKYKLTIQTASVMPTPNPQLPPTSPLNNPKFLAAVFANDSVKSQNNTQAIDVGNNTLISARVTDHKSAAVPALDAIKDVVRQKVVAEQAAELAKKDGAAKLAELQKSKSADGFTAAQKVSRTQSQGLTPAALSAVYKVDAKTLPAYVGVDLGADGYAIYRVNAVIAGSAVDPQQLAAAQQQMAQVEAQSEGEAYLTALRDRSKVKLYGTAPSQSQDGGN